From Haloglomus litoreum, the proteins below share one genomic window:
- a CDS encoding acetoacetate decarboxylase family protein, whose amino-acid sequence MTTDEGWMLPPGAPAIPPPPYRMEPDSQYLYVFYDRPDDVLERAVPEPLELAQGDGPRVRIAVGDPIQPPHTHTRYHEGIVSVKVEFDGQVGWYLPYIWTDNDEAMDVGRLYGWYKQYCDDTPIRIDGNRIRGDLERDGDSILTIKFRSTSAPGEEGALLKRLAELFEGPSYGVKKVPSPERGGKVLKQVIATELEDSVMHEVWAGDATVELTPTPKYPFLHEFQPDQGDIVDAFYVRPEFILPHGEVVWERYD is encoded by the coding sequence ATGACGACCGACGAAGGATGGATGCTGCCGCCCGGTGCGCCGGCCATCCCACCGCCGCCGTACCGGATGGAACCCGATTCACAGTACCTGTACGTGTTCTACGACCGCCCGGACGACGTGCTCGAGCGGGCGGTCCCGGAACCGCTCGAACTCGCCCAGGGTGACGGCCCCCGCGTCCGCATCGCCGTGGGTGATCCCATCCAGCCGCCCCACACCCACACGCGCTACCACGAGGGCATCGTCTCGGTGAAGGTCGAGTTCGACGGCCAGGTGGGCTGGTACCTGCCGTACATCTGGACGGACAACGACGAGGCGATGGACGTGGGGCGGCTGTACGGCTGGTACAAGCAGTACTGCGACGACACGCCCATCCGGATCGACGGCAATCGCATCCGCGGCGACCTGGAACGCGACGGGGACTCGATACTCACCATCAAGTTCCGGTCGACCAGCGCGCCAGGGGAGGAGGGCGCGCTGCTGAAGCGCCTCGCCGAACTGTTCGAGGGCCCCTCCTACGGGGTGAAGAAGGTGCCGAGCCCGGAGCGGGGCGGGAAGGTGCTCAAGCAGGTCATCGCGACGGAGCTCGAGGACTCGGTCATGCACGAGGTCTGGGCCGGGGACGCCACGGTCGAACTCACCCCGACCCCCAAGTATCCGTTCCTCCACGAGTTCCAGCCCGACCAGGGCGACATCGTCGACGCGTTCTACGTCCGGCCGGAGTTCATCCTCCCACACGGGGAGGTCGTCTGGGAGCGCTACGACTGA
- a CDS encoding AMP-binding protein — protein sequence MPPLEFDDEPPEQLTVDTALENRAEAIPDERFVLYGPEERSVSYREMDRIANAIGNSLREAGVGRGGRVSVMVETHFTALCAFFGIVKGGMIYSPINDAYRGATLSYQLDDTAPEALVIEDRFLDRLDEVAPDLTTTPRLAVVETDAESAPPPDGFETIPFEELLEGSPESPDVDTAWDDVASVLYTSGTTGQPKGVCQQHRWILSNYAELGWRLQSPEDVTHTSLPLYHVGGLYNDILGAMMAGASVSLWDRFSPDRFWDRIDRAQASRTMLVSSMIPWLMNRPERATDSENSLDKVLMAPLPENYDEIADRFGFDIVQTAYGSTEVGNALAGLVRCFDDEFMTPERLRRGMAPDEVLDTGLELGVPIVESVPGDGWLGSGEGRPNLELAIVDERDEPVPTGEVGELVARPKRAAILFKEYDGKPTETVASWRNLWYHTGDAMYRDEAGQFYFVDRMGAAIRRHGENISSEQVQSLVNSHDAVERSAAFPVPADEGDEDEVAVAVETAEGAQLSEAELRRYLEDRMPEFMRPRYITFVAEIPTTATNKMEKYKLRQELVERHDLE from the coding sequence ATGCCACCCCTCGAGTTCGACGACGAGCCACCGGAACAGCTGACGGTCGATACGGCCCTGGAGAACCGGGCCGAGGCGATTCCCGACGAGCGGTTCGTCCTCTACGGTCCCGAGGAGCGATCCGTCTCGTACCGCGAGATGGACCGCATCGCCAACGCCATCGGGAACTCGTTACGCGAGGCCGGTGTCGGCCGGGGTGGCCGGGTCTCCGTGATGGTCGAGACGCACTTCACCGCCCTGTGTGCGTTCTTCGGCATCGTCAAGGGCGGGATGATCTACTCCCCGATCAACGACGCGTACAGGGGAGCGACGCTGTCCTACCAGCTCGACGATACCGCGCCCGAGGCCCTCGTCATCGAGGACCGCTTCCTGGACCGACTTGACGAGGTCGCCCCCGATTTGACCACGACGCCCCGGCTCGCGGTGGTCGAGACGGACGCCGAGAGCGCCCCCCCGCCCGACGGCTTCGAGACGATACCGTTCGAGGAACTCCTCGAGGGAAGTCCCGAGAGCCCCGACGTCGACACCGCGTGGGACGACGTGGCGAGCGTCCTGTACACCTCCGGGACGACCGGCCAGCCGAAGGGGGTCTGCCAGCAACACCGGTGGATACTCTCGAACTACGCGGAGCTGGGGTGGCGGCTGCAGTCCCCCGAGGACGTGACCCACACCAGCCTCCCGCTCTACCACGTGGGCGGACTGTACAACGACATCCTGGGGGCGATGATGGCGGGCGCGTCGGTGAGCCTGTGGGACCGTTTCAGCCCGGACAGGTTCTGGGACCGTATCGACCGGGCACAGGCCTCCCGGACGATGCTGGTCTCCTCGATGATTCCGTGGCTGATGAACCGCCCGGAGCGGGCGACCGATTCGGAGAACAGCCTCGACAAGGTGCTCATGGCCCCGCTGCCGGAGAACTACGACGAGATCGCCGACCGGTTCGGGTTCGACATCGTACAGACCGCGTACGGCTCGACGGAGGTGGGCAACGCACTCGCCGGACTCGTCCGCTGCTTCGACGACGAGTTCATGACGCCGGAACGGCTCCGGCGGGGGATGGCTCCCGACGAGGTGCTCGACACCGGACTGGAGCTGGGCGTCCCCATCGTCGAGAGCGTGCCCGGTGACGGCTGGCTCGGCAGCGGCGAGGGGCGTCCGAACCTGGAGCTGGCGATCGTCGACGAGCGGGACGAGCCGGTTCCGACCGGCGAGGTCGGCGAACTCGTCGCCCGACCGAAGCGGGCCGCGATACTGTTCAAGGAGTACGACGGGAAACCGACGGAGACGGTGGCCTCGTGGCGGAACCTGTGGTACCACACGGGCGATGCGATGTATCGCGACGAGGCGGGGCAGTTCTACTTCGTGGACCGGATGGGCGCCGCGATCCGCCGCCACGGGGAGAACATCTCCTCCGAGCAGGTCCAGAGCCTCGTCAACAGCCACGACGCCGTCGAGCGCTCGGCCGCGTTCCCGGTCCCGGCAGACGAGGGTGACGAGGACGAGGTGGCGGTCGCCGTCGAGACCGCCGAGGGCGCACAGCTGAGCGAGGCCGAACTCCGGCGCTACCTCGAGGACCGGATGCCCGAGTTCATGCGCCCGCGATACATCACGTTCGTCGCGGAAATCCCGACCACCGCGACGAACAAGATGGAGAAGTACAAGCTCCGCCAGGAGCTGGTCGAGCGGCACGACCTGGAGTGA
- a CDS encoding TRAP transporter substrate-binding protein, whose translation MTDTNELSRRTVLRRSGLAAGTAGLAGLAGCTGDGGDGGGGGGDGGDGGGGGDGGDGGGGGTTSFRVAGGYIEKTQCWECLTPGSMFKIPEKVEEFSDGNVTAEVIGGGEFCTETTCAEKVTNGLVQVAADSVANSSGEFPENNAWLLPRLFPNNQSIYHALTKPAAWEQYWVPFAKKYGAIPFTVSYATQRTLLLGKQGGRQLEGVDEITPEILSGLDVRRSADTTSSIIIESWGANPVSIQFTEFLQAMKEGAVAGIIAGPGNIMSFGGGPVVTDAVVNEAYHQIPIEWANVEWLKGLSEENRQAVAEASRWIVEQQGRIVDEVNQERNGQADPVPEGSAFAENDIDVHFLSDSELQSWWDPIDVTENRGKYSDIISRANELFTGDDIVDFLHSTARESAVPDSPDDFELDAWWDDYIDQL comes from the coding sequence ATGACCGATACGAACGAACTCTCACGACGAACCGTACTGCGACGATCCGGCCTGGCTGCCGGCACGGCGGGACTGGCTGGACTCGCCGGCTGCACGGGTGACGGGGGCGACGGGGGCGGTGGCGGCGGTGATGGCGGTGATGGCGGTGGCGGCGGTGATGGTGGTGATGGCGGTGGCGGCGGGACGACATCGTTCCGCGTCGCCGGCGGGTACATCGAGAAGACCCAGTGCTGGGAGTGTCTCACGCCGGGGTCGATGTTCAAGATCCCCGAGAAGGTCGAGGAGTTCTCCGACGGCAACGTGACCGCGGAGGTCATCGGCGGGGGCGAATTCTGTACGGAGACGACCTGCGCCGAGAAGGTGACGAACGGGCTGGTCCAGGTCGCCGCCGACTCCGTCGCGAACTCCTCGGGCGAGTTCCCCGAGAACAACGCCTGGCTGCTGCCGCGGCTGTTCCCGAACAATCAGTCCATCTACCACGCGCTGACCAAGCCGGCAGCCTGGGAGCAGTACTGGGTCCCGTTCGCGAAGAAGTACGGCGCCATCCCGTTCACGGTGTCGTACGCGACCCAGCGGACGCTGCTGCTCGGCAAGCAGGGCGGCAGGCAACTGGAGGGGGTCGACGAGATCACCCCCGAGATACTGTCCGGGCTGGACGTCCGCCGGTCGGCGGACACCACCTCCTCCATCATCATCGAGAGCTGGGGGGCCAACCCGGTTTCGATCCAGTTCACGGAGTTCCTGCAGGCCATGAAGGAGGGCGCCGTCGCCGGCATCATCGCCGGGCCGGGCAACATCATGAGCTTCGGCGGCGGCCCCGTCGTGACCGATGCCGTGGTGAACGAGGCCTACCACCAGATCCCCATCGAGTGGGCGAACGTGGAGTGGCTGAAGGGGCTCTCCGAGGAGAACCGGCAGGCGGTCGCGGAAGCCTCGCGGTGGATCGTCGAACAGCAGGGCCGGATCGTCGACGAGGTCAACCAGGAACGCAACGGGCAGGCCGACCCCGTCCCGGAGGGGTCGGCGTTCGCGGAGAACGACATCGACGTCCACTTCCTCAGCGACAGCGAGCTCCAGTCCTGGTGGGACCCCATCGACGTGACGGAGAACCGCGGGAAGTACAGCGACATCATCTCCCGGGCCAACGAGCTGTTCACCGGTGACGACATCGTGGACTTCCTGCACTCGACGGCGCGCGAGAGTGCCGTTCCGGACTCGCCGGACGATTTCGAACTGGACGCCTGGTGGGACGACTACATCGACCAGCTCTGA
- a CDS encoding acetoacetate decarboxylase family protein produces MTGLTPTHDEIERIQDRMATNRFDDIRAVSIRYLTQPSIVDRLLPPGLEPTDEPLVEAEVVTVGRSNCVGAFAGGGLYVRAQHDGEVGNYCLTMPMSTDEAVRWGRELLGEPKRQASVELERNGDEISGHITRHGEPLLGIEATMESRRGSSTGSQSVFHYKHLPAVTGRGFQFDPVLVRVRFASELDRVETGTGSIRLGRTPHAPLDRIEVANVRGASYYEGRLTSSQEELTTVDPDEFLPYALGGPGTYDWLALDNLSESSSSRP; encoded by the coding sequence ATGACCGGACTCACACCAACCCACGACGAGATCGAACGGATTCAGGACCGGATGGCGACGAACAGATTCGACGACATCCGGGCGGTGTCGATCAGATACCTCACGCAGCCGTCCATCGTGGACCGCCTGCTCCCGCCGGGGCTGGAGCCGACCGACGAGCCGCTGGTCGAGGCCGAGGTCGTGACCGTCGGTCGGAGCAACTGCGTCGGCGCATTCGCGGGCGGTGGGTTGTACGTTCGGGCCCAGCACGACGGCGAGGTCGGGAACTACTGTCTGACGATGCCGATGTCAACCGACGAGGCGGTTCGGTGGGGCCGGGAGCTGCTCGGCGAGCCGAAGCGGCAGGCGAGTGTCGAGCTAGAGCGGAACGGCGACGAGATCAGCGGCCACATCACCCGGCACGGTGAGCCGCTCCTCGGTATCGAGGCGACCATGGAGTCCCGCCGGGGCAGTAGCACCGGCTCGCAGTCGGTGTTCCACTACAAGCATCTGCCCGCCGTGACCGGCCGAGGGTTCCAGTTCGACCCGGTGCTGGTGCGGGTCCGTTTCGCCAGCGAACTGGACCGGGTCGAGACCGGTACCGGGTCGATACGTCTGGGACGGACCCCCCACGCTCCGCTCGACCGCATCGAGGTCGCGAACGTCCGCGGCGCCTCCTACTACGAGGGGCGCCTCACCTCGAGCCAGGAGGAACTCACCACGGTCGACCCGGACGAGTTCCTCCCGTACGCGCTCGGAGGGCCGGGCACGTACGACTGGCTCGCACTGGACAACCTGTCGGAGTCGTCTTCGTCCCGTCCGTAG
- a CDS encoding TRAP transporter small permease — protein MNALISILAAATTALDSDRVRRALDNFEGYLAALLLFVYLFIILYDVGTRNFGRPPVWGQEVVLGLFIWLAWLSTAYAVRTNSHLRFTLVFERLSQRGVYAVYVLEWVLWVAFAGVIFWYSLDITANVMETGTTVVGLPIPVWLFRASIPVGFGLILLRVAQRAVITTRAFRAGEEIGTDVGLGE, from the coding sequence ATGAACGCTCTCATATCCATCCTCGCAGCGGCGACCACGGCGCTGGACTCCGACCGCGTCAGGCGTGCCCTCGACAACTTCGAGGGGTACCTCGCCGCCCTGCTGCTGTTCGTCTACCTGTTCATCATCCTCTACGACGTCGGCACGCGGAACTTCGGGCGCCCGCCGGTGTGGGGGCAGGAGGTCGTCCTCGGGCTGTTCATCTGGCTGGCCTGGCTCTCGACGGCCTATGCGGTCCGGACGAACAGCCACCTCCGGTTCACCCTCGTGTTCGAGCGGCTCTCCCAGCGTGGCGTGTACGCGGTGTACGTGCTCGAGTGGGTGCTCTGGGTCGCGTTCGCGGGTGTCATCTTCTGGTACTCGCTCGACATCACCGCGAACGTCATGGAGACCGGGACGACCGTGGTCGGGCTCCCGATCCCGGTGTGGCTGTTCCGCGCCTCGATCCCCGTCGGGTTCGGCCTGATACTGCTTCGGGTCGCACAGCGGGCCGTCATCACGACGCGCGCGTTCCGGGCGGGCGAGGAGATCGGGACCGATGTCGGGCTAGGTGAGTGA
- a CDS encoding alpha-ketoacid dehydrogenase subunit beta yields the protein MSGTETTETTNLTLVQAVRDALHDEMARDDRVVVLGEDVGVNDGVFRATEGLYDEYGAERVIDTPLAESAIAGTAVGMAAFGLRPVAEIQFMGFIYLAFDQIVSHAARLRTRSQSSFNVPLVVRAPYGGGVHAPEHHSESTEAMFAHMPGLKVVIPSTPYDTKGLLTASIRDPDPVIFLEPKSRYRASREAVPTDSYTVPLGEAAVRREGTDVTVFAWGGMVAPTLEAAENLAEEGIDCEVVDLRTISPMDVDTIVSSFEKTGRAAVVHEAPYTAGMAAEITATIQEESLLLQEAPIERITGWDTHYPLYASEDFYRPGVTRIEHGIRNAAGF from the coding sequence ATGTCCGGAACCGAAACAACGGAAACGACGAATCTCACGCTGGTACAGGCCGTCCGCGATGCGCTCCACGACGAGATGGCGCGCGACGACCGGGTCGTCGTCCTCGGCGAGGACGTCGGCGTCAACGACGGGGTCTTCCGCGCGACAGAGGGCCTCTACGACGAGTACGGCGCCGAGCGGGTCATCGACACGCCGCTGGCCGAGAGTGCCATCGCCGGCACCGCGGTCGGGATGGCCGCCTTCGGCCTCCGTCCGGTGGCCGAGATCCAGTTCATGGGGTTCATCTACCTCGCGTTCGACCAGATCGTCTCGCACGCCGCCCGACTCCGGACCCGCTCGCAGTCGAGTTTCAACGTCCCGCTGGTCGTCCGGGCGCCGTACGGTGGCGGCGTCCACGCGCCCGAGCACCACTCCGAGTCCACGGAGGCGATGTTCGCGCACATGCCCGGGCTGAAGGTGGTCATCCCGTCGACCCCGTACGATACGAAGGGACTGCTGACCGCCTCGATCCGCGATCCGGATCCGGTCATCTTCCTCGAGCCGAAGAGCCGCTACCGGGCCTCCCGTGAGGCCGTCCCGACGGACTCGTACACCGTTCCGCTGGGCGAGGCCGCGGTCCGCCGCGAGGGCACGGACGTCACCGTCTTCGCCTGGGGCGGGATGGTGGCACCGACGCTGGAGGCCGCCGAGAACCTGGCCGAGGAGGGGATCGACTGCGAGGTGGTCGACCTGCGGACCATCTCGCCGATGGACGTCGACACGATCGTCTCGTCGTTCGAGAAGACCGGTCGGGCCGCCGTCGTCCACGAGGCCCCCTACACCGCCGGGATGGCCGCCGAGATCACCGCGACCATCCAGGAGGAGTCGCTGCTGCTGCAGGAGGCCCCCATCGAGCGCATCACCGGCTGGGACACGCACTACCCGCTGTACGCCTCCGAGGACTTCTACCGCCCGGGCGTGACGCGTATCGAGCACGGCATCCGCAACGCTGCGGGGTTCTGA
- a CDS encoding acyl-CoA carboxylase subunit beta, with protein MSNEDSPPSDPQTRLNAERLRKRLVEARRSISDEGRPEAVQQQHSQGKLTARERIDYLCDGGSFNEIGALAAPAPSTPETSDWTREDAPADGIVTGTARIDGQPVTVMASDYTVKGGSIGHTGSRKMSRLFDIALQRGLPTVLLHDGGGHRIQEGLDARPFAHGDDGDLFTKLTKLSGWVPLVSAIMGPGFAGPTNFSAFCDFVPVVEGTGTMGIAGPALTNAALGIDVSKEELGGAAFQTRETGVADMACEDDEACLDAVREYLSYLPQNATESPPAADESAPPRQEQADELAEIIPADPKKAFDVYTVVEGLVDRDTFFELKPRFARSIVTGFARLDGTPVGVVANNPRSKAGTLDTDATTKSSRFIALCDAFELPLVFLADVPGFLPGPTSEREGLARHSGKLVYQIERATTPVMSIVLRRGYGLGYLAMAGGRTRNELNAVWPTTELAAMGIEGAVNVIYRREIETAENPDEKREELVDRFVGRSGALRAAEGMGIDRVVTPEETRPLLIDTIDRAQLRTQEDWPPKKHGIPPI; from the coding sequence ATGAGCAACGAGGACTCACCGCCATCGGACCCGCAGACGCGCCTCAACGCCGAGCGGTTACGCAAGCGCCTCGTCGAGGCGCGGCGATCGATATCCGACGAGGGGCGACCGGAGGCCGTCCAGCAGCAACACTCCCAGGGGAAGTTGACCGCACGCGAGCGGATCGACTACCTCTGTGACGGCGGGAGTTTCAACGAGATCGGGGCACTCGCGGCCCCGGCTCCGAGCACGCCCGAGACCTCCGACTGGACCCGGGAGGACGCCCCGGCCGACGGAATCGTCACCGGGACGGCACGGATCGACGGGCAGCCGGTCACCGTCATGGCGTCCGACTACACGGTCAAGGGTGGCTCCATCGGCCACACCGGAAGCCGGAAGATGAGCCGGCTGTTCGATATCGCGCTCCAGCGCGGACTCCCGACCGTCCTCCTCCACGACGGCGGTGGGCACCGCATCCAGGAGGGACTCGATGCCCGACCGTTCGCCCACGGCGACGACGGTGACCTGTTCACGAAGCTGACGAAGCTCTCGGGATGGGTCCCGCTGGTGTCGGCGATAATGGGTCCCGGGTTCGCCGGGCCGACGAACTTCTCGGCGTTCTGTGATTTCGTGCCGGTGGTCGAGGGGACCGGGACGATGGGCATCGCGGGGCCCGCCCTGACCAACGCGGCGCTGGGAATCGATGTCTCGAAGGAGGAACTCGGGGGGGCCGCGTTCCAGACCCGGGAGACGGGCGTGGCCGACATGGCCTGTGAGGACGACGAAGCCTGCCTCGACGCGGTCAGGGAGTACCTCAGCTACCTTCCCCAGAACGCGACCGAGAGCCCACCGGCGGCCGACGAGTCCGCCCCGCCACGGCAGGAGCAGGCGGACGAACTCGCGGAGATCATCCCCGCCGACCCGAAGAAGGCGTTCGACGTCTACACGGTCGTCGAGGGGCTGGTCGACCGGGACACGTTCTTCGAACTGAAGCCCCGGTTCGCACGGAGCATCGTCACGGGGTTCGCCCGACTCGATGGCACGCCGGTCGGTGTCGTCGCCAACAATCCCCGGTCCAAGGCCGGGACGCTGGACACGGACGCGACGACCAAGTCCTCGCGGTTCATCGCCCTCTGTGACGCGTTCGAACTCCCGCTGGTGTTCCTCGCGGACGTCCCCGGGTTCCTCCCCGGGCCCACGTCCGAACGCGAGGGGCTCGCCCGCCACTCCGGCAAGCTGGTGTACCAGATCGAGCGGGCGACCACGCCGGTCATGAGTATCGTGCTCCGTCGGGGGTACGGGCTCGGCTATCTGGCGATGGCCGGAGGCCGAACGAGGAACGAACTCAACGCCGTGTGGCCCACGACCGAACTCGCGGCCATGGGGATCGAGGGAGCGGTCAACGTCATCTACCGTCGCGAGATCGAGACCGCGGAGAACCCCGACGAGAAGCGCGAGGAACTCGTCGACCGGTTCGTGGGGCGCTCCGGTGCGCTCCGCGCGGCCGAGGGGATGGGCATCGACAGGGTGGTCACCCCGGAGGAGACCCGGCCCCTCCTCATCGACACCATCGACCGGGCGCAGCTACGCACCCAGGAGGACTGGCCGCCGAAGAAACACGGCATCCCGCCGATATGA
- the pdhA gene encoding pyruvate dehydrogenase (acetyl-transferring) E1 component subunit alpha, whose protein sequence is MRGDSAPELRQILDEDGQLRDDAVVPDLTDDELLELFRMLKLARHYDERAIKLQRQGRMGTYSPIAGQEAGHAASAFALSGDDWILPSHRADIASRIRGLGLEFHLMYCMGMERGNRIPEDTPVFPVTLPIATQIPHAVGMAWASKYMGSDRVFMPYFGDGGTSEGDFHEGLNFAGVFDTPTVFFINNNQWAISIGPDQQTKSRTLAQKADAYGFEGVRVDGMDPLAVYQVTHEAIEKARDPPEGELRPTLIEALTYRFGPHTTSDDPSVYREDEELERWEQRDPIPRMETFLRDTGRLDAELLETIEQQVADEVNEAIDIAESVDRPEPTNMFDHTFAEPTPRLQAQREELQMLREEYGDDAFTH, encoded by the coding sequence ATGAGGGGGGACAGCGCCCCCGAACTGCGACAGATCCTGGACGAGGACGGCCAGCTTCGCGATGATGCCGTGGTTCCGGACCTCACGGACGACGAACTGCTGGAGCTGTTCCGGATGCTCAAACTGGCCCGCCACTACGACGAGCGGGCGATCAAGCTCCAGCGACAGGGCCGGATGGGGACCTACTCCCCCATCGCGGGCCAGGAGGCGGGACACGCCGCCAGCGCGTTCGCGCTGTCGGGCGACGACTGGATCCTGCCCAGCCACCGGGCCGACATCGCGTCGCGAATCCGGGGGCTCGGACTGGAGTTCCACCTGATGTACTGCATGGGCATGGAGCGCGGGAACCGCATTCCGGAGGACACGCCGGTCTTCCCGGTCACGCTCCCCATCGCGACGCAGATCCCCCACGCCGTCGGCATGGCGTGGGCGTCGAAGTACATGGGCAGCGACCGCGTGTTCATGCCGTACTTCGGCGATGGGGGCACCTCCGAGGGCGACTTCCACGAGGGACTGAACTTCGCGGGCGTCTTCGACACGCCGACGGTGTTCTTCATCAACAACAACCAGTGGGCCATCTCCATCGGGCCCGACCAGCAGACCAAGAGCCGGACGCTGGCACAGAAGGCCGATGCCTACGGCTTCGAGGGCGTCCGGGTGGACGGGATGGACCCGCTCGCGGTGTATCAGGTGACCCACGAGGCCATCGAGAAGGCCCGGGACCCGCCCGAGGGCGAGCTCCGACCGACGCTCATCGAGGCGCTCACCTACCGGTTCGGCCCACACACGACCTCCGACGACCCGTCGGTCTACCGCGAGGACGAGGAACTGGAACGGTGGGAGCAGCGCGACCCCATCCCCCGGATGGAGACGTTCCTCCGCGACACCGGCCGGCTGGACGCCGAACTGCTCGAGACCATCGAACAGCAGGTCGCCGACGAGGTGAACGAGGCCATCGACATCGCCGAGTCCGTCGACCGGCCGGAGCCCACCAACATGTTCGACCACACCTTCGCGGAGCCGACGCCGCGACTGCAGGCACAGCGCGAGGAACTCCAGATGCTCCGCGAGGAGTACGGCGACGACGCGTTCACACACTAA
- a CDS encoding dihydrolipoamide acetyltransferase family protein codes for MVREFKLPDVGEGLTEAEIVTWLVEEGDTVTEDQPVAEVETDKAVVEVPAPVNGTVREILAEAGEMVPVGEVIITFDVEGEPVEPVDEGGTEPEPDESAVAEADTPTDAGTDGESGGEVSAKGGRVFAAPSARRLARELGVDIETVAGSGPGGRVSEADVRAAAAGDGAADTGAEPEPAAASGDATAAEPVVEAAPATADRDRTAARPSTRGVARDLGVDIDTVPTDAEHKGYALVTTEQVRQFAAAAEHEQAAEAATPTEQPEAAAATGDEERVERIPYRGLRRTIGERMTTAKFTAPHVTAHHHPDVTELVRVREELAAEAEQRGIRLTYMPFVLKATVAALRANPNLNAELDEENGEIIRKRYYHIGVATATEEGLLVPVVEDVDQKGILELAAEVNDLAERARERSLSPEELQGGTFTVSNWGAIAGNYATPILNYPQTGILGLGELKPRPRVVDEGETGTPFADDGSVPGSVVPRYTMPLSVSFDHRVADGLDGGRFASDLIERLEDPYRLLL; via the coding sequence ATGGTCCGCGAGTTCAAACTCCCCGACGTCGGCGAGGGGCTGACCGAGGCCGAGATCGTCACCTGGCTGGTCGAGGAGGGTGACACCGTCACCGAGGACCAGCCCGTCGCCGAGGTCGAGACCGACAAGGCCGTCGTCGAGGTCCCCGCCCCCGTCAACGGGACCGTCCGCGAGATACTGGCCGAGGCGGGCGAGATGGTCCCCGTCGGCGAGGTCATCATCACGTTCGATGTCGAAGGCGAGCCCGTCGAACCGGTCGACGAGGGGGGCACCGAGCCCGAACCGGACGAGTCCGCCGTCGCCGAGGCCGACACACCGACCGATGCCGGCACCGACGGCGAGTCCGGCGGCGAGGTGTCGGCGAAGGGCGGTCGCGTCTTCGCGGCGCCCTCGGCCCGCCGCCTGGCCCGCGAACTCGGTGTCGACATCGAGACCGTCGCCGGCAGCGGTCCCGGCGGCCGCGTCTCCGAGGCCGACGTGCGCGCCGCCGCGGCGGGCGACGGCGCAGCCGACACCGGGGCGGAACCGGAGCCCGCAGCGGCGTCCGGGGACGCGACCGCCGCCGAGCCGGTCGTGGAGGCCGCTCCGGCGACGGCCGACCGCGACCGGACCGCCGCCAGACCGTCGACCAGGGGGGTCGCTCGCGACCTCGGCGTGGATATCGACACCGTGCCGACCGACGCCGAGCACAAGGGGTACGCGCTCGTCACGACCGAGCAGGTCCGGCAGTTCGCCGCCGCAGCGGAGCACGAGCAGGCGGCCGAGGCGGCGACCCCCACGGAGCAGCCCGAGGCGGCGGCCGCCACCGGCGACGAAGAACGCGTCGAGCGGATACCGTACCGTGGCCTCCGGCGGACCATCGGCGAGCGGATGACGACCGCGAAGTTCACGGCGCCCCACGTCACGGCCCACCATCACCCGGACGTGACCGAACTGGTCAGGGTCCGCGAGGAGCTGGCCGCGGAGGCCGAACAGCGGGGCATCCGGCTGACGTACATGCCGTTCGTGCTGAAGGCGACCGTCGCCGCGCTCCGGGCCAATCCGAACCTCAACGCGGAGCTCGACGAGGAGAACGGGGAGATCATCCGGAAGCGCTACTACCACATCGGCGTCGCGACCGCGACCGAGGAGGGGCTCCTCGTGCCCGTCGTCGAGGACGTCGACCAGAAGGGCATCCTCGAACTCGCGGCGGAGGTCAACGACCTCGCCGAGCGGGCCCGAGAGCGGTCGCTCTCGCCCGAGGAACTCCAGGGCGGGACGTTCACCGTCTCGAACTGGGGTGCCATCGCCGGGAACTACGCCACGCCCATCCTCAACTACCCGCAGACCGGCATCCTCGGGCTCGGGGAGCTCAAGCCGCGACCCCGCGTCGTGGACGAGGGGGAGACGGGGACACCGTTCGCGGACGACGGGAGCGTTCCGGGCTCGGTCGTCCCGCGGTACACGATGCCGCTGTCGGTGTCGTTCGACCACCGCGTCGCCGACGGGCTCGACGGGGGCCGGTTCGCGAGCGACCTCATCGAACGGCTGGAGGACCCCTACCGCCTCCTGCTCTGA